A part of Streptomyces sp. NBC_01497 genomic DNA contains:
- a CDS encoding alpha/beta hydrolase, producing the protein MGRIPRICTRIPIQQAAIPLVQNIADPSTPVTDPREALRALGGRAGLVTVEAAGHGVDTSSGCVAGTVTHFLDDRARPVSGACPATR; encoded by the coding sequence GTGGGACGTATCCCCCGGATCTGCACCCGAATCCCCATCCAGCAGGCGGCCATCCCCCTCGTGCAGAACATCGCCGACCCCTCCACCCCTGTGACCGACCCGCGGGAGGCCCTCCGGGCGTTGGGTGGCAGGGCGGGCCTGGTGACAGTGGAGGCGGCGGGACATGGCGTCGACACCTCGTCCGGATGCGTGGCCGGCACCGTCACGCACTTCCTCGACGACCGCGCCCGCCCGGTCTCAGGCGCGTGCCCCGCGACACGATGA